Proteins encoded together in one Planctomyces sp. SH-PL14 window:
- a CDS encoding S46 family peptidase, translating to MMRWFRRSASRMCLAALALGLSADAVRGDEGMWLFNRVPKELLKTKYGFEPTDQWLEHLRLSSVRFNSGGSGSFVSSRGLVMTNHHVGADALQKLSSAERDLLEEGFHAKSEADELKCVDLELNVLVHIEDVTAKVNAAVKPGSSAAEAFAARRAVINTIEEEQHQKTGLRSDIVTLYQGGEYHLYQFKKYTDVRLVFAPEQGIAFFGGDPDNFEYPRYCLDVCFFRVYEDGKPAKMEHFLKWSEAGAADDELTFVSGHPGSTSRLNTMAHLEYLRDLSLPQTMDVLRRREVMLTNFSERSLENARQAKDDLFGIQNSRKSELGGLAGLQDPVVMRQKRAEEESLRKAVAAKPDLQKKYGTAWDEVAGSLEHLKEFRRELSLFEFGAAFNTSLFGIARTLVRMAEEDTKPNAERLDSYTTAARESLEQGLYSEAPLYPDLEIAKLADSLAMLVEHLGPDHPLVAKVLAGQSPRERAAALIRGSRLIDVEERRKVAKAGQKGIESSDDPLIGLAKLVDPRGRELRKRYEEEVEEPQRQAYAKVAAARFAVLGSGTYPDATFTLRLAFGPVKGYEEAGNQIPPWTQLGGTYAHAEAHGSEGQFQLPKRWLEGRDKLKASTPFNFVNTADIIGGNSGSPVVNRQAEVVGIIFDGNIQSLVSDYVYSDTQARAVSVHSSAIRETLRDLYGAKALADELGQ from the coding sequence ATGATGCGATGGTTTCGGCGCTCTGCCTCAAGGATGTGTCTCGCAGCTCTGGCCCTCGGCCTCTCGGCGGACGCAGTCCGCGGCGATGAAGGGATGTGGCTCTTCAACCGCGTCCCCAAGGAACTGCTGAAGACAAAGTACGGCTTCGAACCGACCGACCAGTGGCTGGAACACCTGCGGCTCTCCAGCGTCCGGTTCAACAGCGGCGGATCAGGCTCGTTCGTCTCCTCCCGCGGACTCGTGATGACGAACCATCACGTCGGAGCCGACGCCCTCCAGAAACTCAGCTCCGCCGAACGGGACCTCCTCGAAGAAGGGTTCCACGCCAAATCGGAAGCGGATGAGCTCAAGTGCGTCGACCTGGAACTGAACGTCCTCGTCCACATCGAGGACGTCACGGCCAAGGTCAACGCGGCGGTCAAGCCGGGCTCGTCCGCCGCGGAGGCCTTTGCGGCGCGGCGGGCGGTGATCAACACGATCGAAGAAGAACAGCACCAGAAGACCGGCCTCCGCAGCGATATCGTCACTCTCTACCAGGGGGGCGAATACCACCTGTACCAGTTCAAGAAGTACACCGACGTCCGGCTGGTCTTCGCCCCCGAGCAGGGGATCGCGTTCTTCGGCGGCGACCCGGACAACTTCGAGTATCCGCGGTACTGCCTCGACGTCTGCTTCTTCCGGGTCTACGAGGACGGCAAGCCGGCGAAGATGGAACACTTCCTCAAGTGGAGCGAAGCGGGCGCGGCGGACGATGAGCTGACGTTCGTCTCCGGCCATCCCGGCAGCACCAGCCGCCTCAACACGATGGCCCACCTCGAATACCTTCGCGACCTGTCGCTCCCGCAGACGATGGACGTCCTGCGGCGGCGGGAAGTCATGCTGACGAACTTCAGCGAGCGGAGCCTGGAGAACGCCCGCCAGGCCAAGGACGACCTGTTCGGCATCCAGAACAGCCGCAAGTCCGAACTCGGCGGACTCGCCGGCCTGCAGGACCCGGTCGTCATGCGCCAGAAGCGGGCGGAGGAAGAGAGCCTGCGGAAGGCGGTCGCGGCGAAGCCCGACCTCCAGAAGAAGTACGGGACCGCGTGGGACGAAGTCGCCGGTTCGCTCGAGCACCTCAAGGAGTTCCGCCGCGAGCTGAGCCTGTTCGAGTTCGGTGCGGCGTTCAACACGTCGCTCTTCGGGATCGCCCGGACCCTCGTCCGGATGGCGGAAGAAGACACCAAGCCGAATGCCGAGCGGCTCGACAGCTACACGACCGCCGCCCGCGAATCGCTCGAACAGGGACTCTACTCCGAGGCGCCGCTCTATCCGGACCTGGAGATCGCCAAGCTTGCCGACTCGCTGGCGATGCTGGTGGAGCACCTCGGTCCGGACCATCCGCTCGTCGCCAAGGTCCTCGCCGGCCAGTCCCCGCGCGAGCGGGCCGCCGCCCTGATCCGCGGATCGCGGCTCATCGACGTCGAAGAACGCCGCAAGGTCGCCAAGGCGGGCCAGAAGGGGATCGAGTCGTCGGACGACCCGCTCATCGGGCTCGCCAAGCTCGTCGATCCGCGGGGCCGCGAGCTGCGGAAGCGGTATGAAGAAGAGGTCGAGGAGCCGCAGCGGCAAGCCTACGCCAAGGTCGCCGCCGCCCGGTTCGCGGTCCTCGGCAGCGGGACCTATCCCGACGCGACCTTCACCCTTCGTCTCGCCTTCGGACCGGTGAAGGGTTACGAAGAGGCCGGAAACCAGATCCCGCCGTGGACCCAGCTCGGCGGGACCTACGCCCACGCCGAGGCTCACGGCAGCGAAGGACAGTTCCAGCTCCCGAAGCGCTGGCTCGAAGGCCGCGACAAGCTCAAGGCCTCGACGCCGTTCAACTTCGTCAACACGGCGGACATTATCGGCGGCAACTCCGGAAGCCCGGTCGTGAACCGCCAGGCCGAGGTCGTCGGGATCATCTTCGACGGCAACATCCAGTCGCTCGTCTCCGACTACGTCTACAGCGACACCCAGGCCCGCGCCGTCAGCGTCCATTCCAGCGCGATCCGCGAAACGCTCCGGGATCTCTACGGCGCGAAGGCGCTGGCCGACGAGCTGGGACAGTGA
- a CDS encoding serine/threonine-protein kinase: MTRPSTDPTDSDPTPPRIDTSETVAEPRAEPKKPAAKPPASGTGPSRGGSATRPDTPRPPATTPVDDSHLKTIIAPKVVERIGDFEILGEIARGGMGVVYRARQLGVNRTVALKMMLGTHGMSPEERGRFQAEAEAAGQLDHPHIVAVHAVGEDRGRPYLSMAYVEGNSLKQIVADGPLGPRKAATLMEKIARAVHYAHSKGIVHRDIKPANVLIDKDGEPRVTDFGLAKRTAKDSGLTATGQVLGTPSYMPPEQASGKTEEVGVLSDVYSLGATLYCLLAGRPPFQAASVIETLQQVVHTDPVAPRQWSPQLPRDLETICLKTLSKSPKDRYASGAEMADELQRFLNGEPILARPLGRLERTARWMRRRPTEAGLAVVSVLALVALAVVGVSLSYQSDLSKSLSETEHQREVAETQRTEAQRQRVLAEEEKAKADGLRGEAEQLRRKAEVERTAAVAAREEADRQRTRAEYQEARARRFLYGSQINVAMQMWEEANHKEMTRILDGLRPAGGSEDLRGFEWHYLDRLRRAGFDYAQLPTHQGLLSLSVTSDGRRLATSGRSTIRVFDLERRETVWEQETPLRSTVVRWGGGKEEGRLFVGYQDGRIALLDAAGKTIRKSDGPVANAAVGPLALTRDDSRIAAVFANGQVAVLNVDTFQRVARWQVPKANAQSGVEFSHDDKRVMTTLSFGDRVQSWNAETGKPEADLEGLFDGMGVIRRDPGGDWLVGAAGSLLSIVQWDLRTGKKVRQFLGHERRVEDVAMTANVEKILSASDDATVRFWTPGLSDQSRVLRGHAGPVHFAAMNLDGQRLVTGSSRGDILEWNISADPLCHRLRGHDGWVFRVAFSPDGETVATASRDKTVRTWNVRTGALLRTFKGHTEQTEGVVFSHDGTTLYSSSDDTTIRAWSLQQPDSPPAIWKGHTAPIWGLALSPDGKHLASAGHDQTVRVWETATGRCVRTWKGHTRRVMDVAWHPRDRSVLSAGEDGTVRCWSFDSDSQQWVHPVTGTNDVAISLAGDLMATSSVGVVQVWAMPERTLKFELRGATNTAYQVEFSPDGTRLATGGADGSARVWDMATGQQLLRFKHESTVFGVTFSRDGRRLGTASRDESVRIFDSLDP; the protein is encoded by the coding sequence GTGACCCGCCCGTCGACCGATCCCACCGACTCTGACCCGACGCCACCGCGCATCGACACCAGCGAGACCGTCGCCGAACCGCGGGCCGAACCGAAGAAGCCCGCCGCCAAACCCCCCGCGTCGGGAACCGGCCCCTCGCGCGGCGGCTCCGCCACCCGCCCCGATACGCCACGCCCCCCGGCGACCACCCCGGTCGACGACTCCCACCTGAAGACCATCATCGCCCCCAAGGTCGTCGAGCGGATCGGCGACTTCGAGATCCTGGGCGAAATCGCCCGCGGCGGAATGGGGGTCGTCTACCGGGCCCGCCAGCTCGGCGTGAACCGGACCGTCGCCCTCAAGATGATGCTCGGGACGCACGGCATGTCCCCCGAGGAGCGGGGCCGCTTCCAGGCGGAAGCGGAGGCGGCGGGCCAGCTCGACCATCCCCACATCGTCGCCGTCCACGCCGTCGGAGAGGACCGCGGCCGGCCCTATCTCTCGATGGCCTACGTCGAAGGGAACAGCCTCAAGCAGATCGTCGCCGACGGCCCGCTCGGCCCCCGCAAGGCGGCGACCCTGATGGAGAAGATCGCCCGCGCGGTCCACTACGCCCACTCGAAGGGGATCGTCCATCGCGACATCAAGCCGGCCAATGTCCTGATCGACAAGGACGGCGAGCCCCGCGTGACCGACTTCGGTCTCGCCAAGCGGACCGCCAAGGACAGCGGACTCACGGCCACCGGGCAGGTCCTCGGGACGCCGAGCTACATGCCGCCGGAGCAGGCCTCGGGAAAGACCGAAGAGGTCGGCGTCCTCTCCGACGTCTACTCCCTCGGGGCGACGCTCTACTGCCTCCTGGCGGGCCGTCCGCCGTTCCAGGCGGCCAGCGTCATCGAGACGCTGCAACAGGTGGTCCATACCGACCCGGTCGCGCCGCGGCAGTGGAGCCCGCAGCTCCCGCGGGACCTGGAAACGATCTGCCTCAAGACTCTCTCGAAATCGCCGAAGGACCGGTACGCGAGCGGCGCCGAGATGGCGGACGAGCTGCAGCGGTTCCTGAACGGGGAGCCGATCCTGGCCCGGCCGCTGGGACGGCTGGAACGGACCGCCCGCTGGATGCGACGGCGGCCGACCGAGGCAGGACTGGCGGTGGTCTCCGTCTTGGCCCTGGTGGCGCTGGCAGTCGTCGGTGTCAGCCTGTCGTACCAGAGCGATTTGTCGAAATCGCTCTCTGAGACGGAGCACCAGCGGGAAGTCGCCGAGACACAGCGGACCGAAGCCCAGCGGCAGCGGGTCCTGGCCGAGGAGGAGAAGGCCAAGGCCGACGGGCTGCGGGGCGAAGCCGAGCAGCTGCGGCGCAAGGCGGAGGTGGAACGGACTGCCGCCGTTGCCGCACGGGAGGAGGCGGACCGGCAGCGCACCCGAGCCGAGTATCAGGAGGCGCGGGCTCGGCGGTTCCTCTACGGATCGCAGATCAACGTCGCCATGCAGATGTGGGAGGAGGCGAACCACAAGGAGATGACGCGGATCCTCGACGGCCTGCGTCCGGCCGGCGGCAGCGAAGACCTCCGCGGCTTCGAATGGCACTACCTCGATCGCCTGCGGCGGGCGGGCTTTGACTACGCCCAGCTCCCGACTCATCAGGGGCTCCTCTCGCTGTCGGTGACGTCCGACGGCCGGCGGCTGGCGACGAGCGGCCGGTCGACGATCCGCGTCTTCGACCTCGAACGCCGCGAGACCGTGTGGGAGCAGGAGACGCCGCTCCGGAGCACGGTCGTCCGGTGGGGGGGCGGGAAAGAGGAAGGCCGGCTCTTCGTCGGCTACCAGGATGGCCGGATCGCGCTCCTGGATGCCGCCGGGAAGACGATTCGCAAGAGCGACGGTCCGGTCGCCAACGCAGCGGTCGGTCCCCTGGCCCTGACGCGCGACGACTCCCGGATCGCCGCCGTGTTTGCCAACGGGCAGGTCGCCGTCCTGAACGTCGACACGTTCCAGCGGGTCGCCCGGTGGCAGGTCCCCAAGGCCAACGCCCAAAGCGGGGTCGAGTTCTCGCACGACGACAAACGGGTGATGACGACCCTGTCGTTCGGAGACCGTGTCCAGAGCTGGAACGCCGAGACCGGCAAGCCGGAGGCGGACCTGGAGGGACTGTTCGACGGCATGGGGGTCATCCGCCGCGATCCGGGCGGCGACTGGCTCGTGGGGGCCGCCGGCTCGCTGCTGTCGATCGTCCAGTGGGACCTGCGGACCGGGAAGAAGGTCCGGCAGTTCCTCGGACACGAGCGGCGGGTGGAAGACGTCGCCATGACGGCGAACGTCGAGAAGATCCTCTCCGCGTCGGATGACGCCACGGTCCGGTTCTGGACGCCGGGACTCTCGGACCAGTCGCGGGTGCTGCGGGGTCACGCGGGACCGGTTCACTTCGCGGCCATGAATCTCGACGGCCAGCGCCTCGTCACCGGCTCCAGCCGGGGGGACATCCTGGAATGGAACATCTCCGCCGACCCGCTCTGTCATCGGCTGCGGGGGCACGACGGATGGGTCTTCCGGGTCGCCTTCAGTCCGGATGGCGAGACGGTCGCGACCGCGAGCCGCGACAAGACGGTGCGGACCTGGAACGTCCGGACCGGCGCGCTGCTCCGGACCTTCAAGGGGCACACCGAGCAGACCGAAGGGGTCGTCTTCTCCCACGACGGAACGACGCTCTATTCCAGCTCGGACGACACCACGATCCGCGCCTGGAGCCTCCAGCAGCCCGATTCGCCGCCGGCGATCTGGAAGGGCCACACCGCCCCGATCTGGGGACTCGCCCTCAGTCCGGACGGAAAGCACCTGGCGAGCGCCGGCCACGACCAGACGGTCCGGGTCTGGGAAACGGCGACCGGCCGGTGCGTCCGCACCTGGAAAGGGCACACGCGGCGGGTGATGGATGTCGCCTGGCACCCCCGCGACCGGTCGGTCCTGAGCGCCGGCGAAGATGGGACGGTCCGGTGCTGGAGCTTCGATTCCGATTCGCAGCAGTGGGTCCATCCGGTGACCGGGACGAACGACGTGGCGATCAGTCTCGCCGGGGACCTGATGGCGACGTCGTCGGTCGGCGTCGTGCAGGTCTGGGCGATGCCGGAGCGGACGCTCAAGTTCGAGCTCCGGGGTGCGACGAACACGGCTTATCAGGTCGAGTTCTCTCCCGACGGAACCCGGCTCGCGACTGGCGGCGCGGATGGTTCGGCCCGCGTCTGGGATATGGCGACCGGCCAGCAGCTCCTGCGGTTCAAGCATGAGTCGACGGTCTTCGGCGTGACGTTCAGCCGCGACGGCCGCCGTCTGGGAACCGCCAGCCGGGATGAATCGGTGCGAATTTTCGACAGCCTCGATCCGTAG
- a CDS encoding alkaline phosphatase family protein has protein sequence MRGCRCLFFSLLVIAGITSEGRAAEVGPDDQHVIVICVDGLPAYLLNDPSAPLATVRQLAKAGTTAEGMTVSNPSVTWPNHTSMVTGATPRKHGVLFNGVLERGSVGLPVRVDPKRDKKDLVRIPTIYDVMHAKGLSTAGINWPCTRNSGTLDIDFPDSPDTFDHSTQSFLASMKEAGRLSDETRAGFGKLSPTARDHVWMEAACHAITAYKPRFLLLHLLNCDALHHRYGPKTPGGYAAVGYADTCIREVLRAVETAGLTQKTTIFIVADHGFIAIPKTLQPNVVLKQAGLLTAAKGKVETARVQVVPEGGIGMVYLTVPETAAEDRRKVIELFTGKEGIETVLEPKSFAEYGLPQPDDYRQMADLILVAKDGYGIGGDADGEEFVTESKSTLGTHGFLSTEPKMNAIFVAAGANVRQGETVGIVRNIDLAPTIARLFRIELPAAEGRVLDEVLLK, from the coding sequence ATGCGTGGTTGTCGGTGCTTGTTCTTTTCGCTCCTGGTCATTGCAGGAATTACATCGGAAGGACGCGCCGCGGAGGTCGGTCCGGACGATCAGCACGTGATCGTGATCTGCGTCGACGGACTTCCGGCTTACCTCCTCAATGACCCGAGTGCCCCGCTGGCGACCGTCCGCCAGCTCGCAAAGGCCGGCACCACGGCGGAGGGGATGACCGTCTCGAACCCGTCGGTGACGTGGCCCAACCACACCTCGATGGTGACCGGCGCCACGCCGCGGAAGCACGGCGTCCTGTTCAACGGAGTCCTGGAGCGGGGGAGCGTCGGCCTGCCGGTCCGGGTCGATCCGAAGCGAGACAAGAAGGACCTGGTCCGCATCCCGACGATCTACGACGTGATGCACGCGAAGGGGCTCTCGACGGCGGGGATCAACTGGCCCTGCACGCGGAACTCGGGGACGCTCGATATCGACTTCCCCGATTCGCCCGACACGTTCGACCACAGCACCCAGAGCTTCCTGGCCAGCATGAAGGAGGCGGGGCGGCTCTCCGATGAGACGCGGGCCGGGTTCGGCAAGCTCAGCCCGACCGCCCGCGACCACGTCTGGATGGAAGCGGCCTGCCACGCCATCACGGCCTACAAGCCTCGCTTTCTGCTCCTGCACCTCCTGAACTGCGACGCCCTGCACCATCGCTACGGGCCGAAGACCCCCGGCGGCTACGCGGCGGTCGGTTACGCCGACACCTGCATCCGCGAAGTCCTGCGTGCGGTCGAGACCGCCGGGCTGACGCAGAAGACGACAATCTTCATCGTGGCCGATCACGGCTTCATCGCGATCCCCAAGACGCTGCAGCCGAACGTCGTTCTGAAACAGGCGGGGCTGCTCACCGCCGCCAAGGGGAAGGTCGAGACCGCCCGCGTCCAGGTCGTTCCCGAAGGGGGGATCGGGATGGTCTACCTCACCGTCCCGGAGACCGCCGCGGAAGACCGGCGGAAGGTCATCGAGCTGTTCACCGGGAAGGAAGGGATCGAGACGGTCCTGGAGCCGAAGAGCTTTGCGGAGTACGGGCTGCCGCAGCCGGACGACTATCGCCAGATGGCGGACCTGATCCTGGTGGCCAAGGACGGATACGGCATTGGCGGGGATGCCGATGGGGAGGAGTTCGTGACCGAGAGCAAGTCGACGCTCGGGACACACGGGTTCCTTTCGACCGAGCCGAAGATGAACGCGATCTTCGTCGCCGCCGGAGCCAACGTTCGGCAGGGGGAAACGGTCGGCATCGTGCGGAACATCGACCTCGCTCCGACGATCGCGCGGCTGTTCCGGATCGAACTTCCGGCCGCCGAAGGGCGCGTGCTGGACGAGGTGCTGCTTAAGTAG
- a CDS encoding metallophosphoesterase family protein, which yields MPVHLSPIRRREFLQQSAAALAGFAVLRSASAAEGANPNLLALLSDTHIPENADVLAREVNMTANLRKVVRDLVALKEKPAGVLVNGDCAYLKGKPDDYANFAGCVAPLVEAGLPLHLTMGNHDNREALYEKLAAQKPAAPLVQAKHVSVLECPHANWFLLDSLFVTDVVTGQLGDEQRGWLAKALDERKDKPAIVMAHHTPQFEPPPEGTKWGGIEDTAALFELLMPRRHVKAFVYGHSHNWSVTMRDDLHLVNLPPVAYVFAAGKPNGWVSAAMRPDGLDLQLHTLDPAHRQAGEKFSLTWRA from the coding sequence ATGCCCGTTCACCTGTCTCCGATCCGCCGCCGTGAGTTTCTCCAGCAGAGCGCGGCGGCCCTGGCGGGCTTTGCCGTCCTGCGCTCCGCCTCGGCGGCTGAAGGGGCGAATCCCAACCTCCTCGCGCTCCTCTCCGATACGCACATTCCGGAGAACGCGGACGTGCTGGCCCGCGAGGTCAACATGACCGCCAACCTGCGGAAGGTCGTACGGGACCTCGTGGCCCTGAAGGAGAAGCCGGCCGGCGTCCTCGTCAACGGGGACTGCGCGTACCTGAAGGGGAAGCCGGACGACTACGCCAACTTCGCGGGATGCGTGGCTCCGCTGGTCGAGGCGGGCCTGCCGCTGCACCTGACGATGGGGAACCACGACAACCGCGAAGCCCTCTACGAGAAGCTCGCGGCCCAGAAGCCGGCCGCGCCGCTGGTGCAGGCCAAGCACGTCAGCGTCCTCGAATGTCCGCACGCCAACTGGTTTCTCCTCGACTCGCTGTTCGTCACCGACGTCGTGACCGGCCAGCTGGGGGATGAACAGCGGGGGTGGCTGGCGAAGGCGCTCGACGAGCGGAAGGACAAGCCGGCGATCGTGATGGCGCATCACACGCCGCAGTTCGAGCCGCCGCCGGAAGGGACGAAGTGGGGCGGGATCGAAGACACCGCGGCGCTGTTCGAACTGCTGATGCCGCGGCGGCACGTCAAGGCGTTCGTCTACGGCCACTCGCACAACTGGAGCGTGACGATGCGGGACGACCTGCACCTCGTGAACCTGCCGCCGGTCGCCTACGTCTTTGCGGCGGGGAAGCCGAACGGGTGGGTGTCGGCCGCGATGCGGCCGGACGGCCTCGACCTGCAGCTGCACACGCTCGACCCGGCCCACCGTCAGGCCGGCGAGAAATTCTCGCTCACCTGGCGGGCGTAA
- a CDS encoding SDR family oxidoreductase, with protein MSKSASDYLLSLFGLSGKTAVVIGGTGVLGGEMCVALGAAGAHVVVVGRKAEQGAAAVQRVEAVGGTAEFFACDATAKADLESLVAHLQKANRACDVLINGAGVNSPTPFLDITDEEWDRIFNVNLRGVRVACQVFAKYMLEKGTKGSIINVASLSAIKPLSRVFTYSASKAAVLNLTQNLAREWAAKGIRVNALSPGFFPAEQNRKVLTPDRVENIMRHTPMNRFGDGKELAGAVLLLAAENAGSFVTGENIVVDGGFSAMTI; from the coding sequence ATGTCGAAGAGTGCTTCTGACTACCTGCTTTCCCTGTTCGGCCTGAGCGGCAAGACCGCCGTCGTCATCGGCGGGACCGGGGTCCTCGGCGGCGAGATGTGCGTCGCTCTCGGGGCCGCGGGGGCGCACGTCGTCGTCGTCGGACGGAAGGCGGAGCAGGGGGCGGCCGCGGTCCAGCGGGTCGAGGCGGTCGGCGGGACGGCCGAGTTCTTCGCCTGCGACGCCACGGCGAAGGCAGACCTCGAGAGCCTGGTCGCCCATCTTCAGAAGGCGAACCGGGCCTGCGACGTCCTGATCAACGGGGCGGGGGTCAATTCGCCGACGCCGTTCCTCGACATCACGGACGAAGAGTGGGACCGGATCTTCAACGTCAACCTCCGCGGCGTGCGGGTCGCCTGCCAGGTGTTCGCCAAGTACATGCTGGAGAAGGGGACGAAGGGCTCGATCATCAACGTCGCCTCGCTGAGCGCGATCAAGCCTCTCTCGCGGGTCTTCACCTACTCCGCCTCGAAGGCGGCAGTCCTCAACCTGACGCAGAACCTGGCCCGCGAATGGGCCGCCAAGGGGATCCGGGTCAACGCCCTCTCGCCCGGCTTCTTCCCGGCCGAGCAGAACCGCAAGGTCCTGACGCCGGACCGCGTCGAGAACATCATGCGGCACACGCCGATGAACCGCTTCGGCGACGGCAAGGAACTGGCGGGCGCGGTGCTCCTGCTCGCTGCGGAAAACGCCGGCAGCTTCGTGACGGGCGAAAACATCGTCGTCGACGGCGGCTTCAGCGCCATGACCATCTAG
- the aroH gene encoding chorismate mutase — MPVRGIRGATSVEQNTAAEILGATKELLGEILRANDLTDYSEIVSAVFTTTPDLTACFPAEAARELGMKQVPLLCASEIAVPTGMPMCIRILLHLNTEKKQAEVVHVYLRNARKLRPDVCSAQ; from the coding sequence ATGCCGGTTCGGGGTATTCGCGGAGCGACGAGCGTCGAGCAGAACACGGCCGCCGAGATTCTCGGCGCGACGAAGGAGCTGTTGGGAGAGATCCTGCGGGCCAACGACCTGACCGACTACTCCGAGATCGTATCGGCGGTCTTTACGACGACGCCGGACCTGACCGCCTGTTTCCCGGCGGAAGCGGCCCGCGAGCTGGGGATGAAGCAGGTCCCGCTGCTGTGTGCATCGGAGATCGCCGTTCCGACCGGAATGCCGATGTGTATCCGGATCCTGCTGCACCTGAATACGGAGAAGAAGCAGGCGGAGGTGGTTCACGTGTACCTCCGCAATGCCCGCAAGCTGCGGCCGGATGTCTGCAGCGCGCAGTAA
- the speA gene encoding biosynthetic arginine decarboxylase, giving the protein MIEPAESWSVTDSSELYDVPRWGKGYFSVGKNGHLLAHPDRNSARAIDLKELVDRLQMRGLYLPILVRFNGILKDRLQEMHDIFATAMKEHDYKGGYSCVYPIKVNQQREVVEKIVEYGHKLNFGLEAGSKPELLAVIAMTAPHTPIICNGFKDDEFIEMAMLATKIGRNVIPVVEKATELDLILKYCEKVGVRPQIGMRVKLATRGSGRWQSSGGYRSKFGLTVSEILKCFQKLEAAGMTDCFQLLHFHQGSQITNIRQVKHAVNEAVRIYCDLYKRGAGLKYLDIGGGLGVDYDGSQTNFESSMNYSVHEYARDVIHHVSTVCDEAQVPHPTIVSESGRAVVAYHAALIFGTMGTAEQGAVAEIPKEMPEESEQPLHDLFNTYNAVNIRNALESYHDAQQALDMVNNLFSTGYLPLTQRVVAENLFFAICHKIRKLSQEMDYVPDELANLDRMLSDTYFCNFSLFQSMPDSWAIKQLFPVMPIHRLEQQPTRHAVISDITCDSDGKIDCFIDQRDVKKTLMLHPFKEEQPYYLGAFLIGAYQEILGDLHNLFGDTNAVHVDLNESGEVELHAIIKGDTVNEVLDYVQFKGRDLIDRLQMAVELAVREGRIDHVQAGRFVKFYEDGLNGYTYLEEPGE; this is encoded by the coding sequence ATGATTGAACCCGCCGAGTCCTGGTCCGTTACGGATTCCAGCGAGCTGTATGACGTTCCGCGGTGGGGGAAAGGCTACTTCTCAGTCGGCAAAAACGGGCACCTCCTGGCCCATCCGGACCGGAATTCGGCCCGCGCGATCGACCTCAAGGAACTGGTCGACCGCCTCCAGATGCGCGGGCTCTACCTCCCGATCCTCGTCCGCTTCAACGGAATCCTCAAGGACCGGCTGCAGGAGATGCACGACATCTTCGCCACCGCCATGAAGGAGCACGACTACAAGGGGGGCTACAGCTGCGTCTACCCGATCAAGGTCAACCAGCAGCGGGAAGTCGTCGAGAAGATCGTCGAGTACGGCCACAAGCTGAACTTCGGCCTCGAGGCCGGCAGCAAGCCGGAGCTCCTGGCGGTCATCGCCATGACGGCGCCGCATACGCCGATCATCTGCAACGGCTTCAAGGATGACGAGTTCATCGAGATGGCGATGCTGGCGACCAAGATCGGCCGCAACGTCATCCCGGTCGTCGAGAAGGCGACCGAGCTCGACCTGATCCTCAAGTACTGTGAGAAGGTCGGCGTCCGGCCGCAGATCGGGATGCGGGTCAAGCTGGCGACCCGCGGCTCCGGCCGCTGGCAGTCGTCGGGGGGCTACCGCTCGAAGTTCGGCCTGACGGTCAGCGAAATCCTGAAGTGCTTCCAGAAGCTCGAGGCGGCCGGGATGACCGACTGCTTCCAGCTCCTGCATTTCCACCAGGGAAGCCAGATCACCAACATCCGGCAGGTGAAGCACGCCGTCAACGAGGCGGTCCGGATTTACTGCGACCTCTACAAGCGCGGTGCCGGCCTCAAGTACCTCGACATCGGGGGCGGTCTGGGGGTCGATTACGACGGCTCGCAGACGAACTTCGAATCGAGCATGAACTACTCGGTCCACGAGTACGCTCGCGACGTGATCCACCACGTCTCGACCGTCTGCGACGAAGCCCAGGTCCCGCATCCGACGATCGTGTCGGAGAGCGGCCGGGCGGTCGTGGCGTACCACGCGGCCCTGATCTTCGGGACGATGGGAACCGCCGAGCAGGGGGCCGTGGCCGAGATTCCGAAGGAGATGCCCGAGGAGTCCGAGCAGCCGCTGCACGACCTGTTCAACACCTACAACGCGGTCAACATCCGCAACGCCCTGGAGTCGTACCACGACGCCCAGCAGGCGCTCGACATGGTCAACAACCTGTTCAGCACCGGCTATCTGCCGCTGACGCAGCGCGTGGTGGCGGAGAACCTGTTCTTCGCGATCTGCCACAAGATCCGCAAGCTGTCGCAGGAGATGGACTACGTTCCGGACGAGCTGGCGAACCTCGACCGGATGCTCTCCGACACGTACTTCTGCAATTTCTCGCTGTTCCAGTCGATGCCCGACAGCTGGGCGATCAAGCAGCTCTTCCCGGTGATGCCGATCCATCGTCTGGAGCAGCAGCCGACGCGGCATGCCGTGATCAGCGACATCACGTGCGACTCGGACGGCAAGATTGACTGCTTCATCGATCAGCGGGACGTCAAGAAGACGCTGATGCTCCATCCCTTCAAGGAGGAGCAGCCGTACTACTTGGGGGCATTCCTGATCGGGGCGTACCAGGAGATCCTGGGGGACCTGCACAACCTGTTTGGTGATACGAACGCCGTCCACGTCGACCTCAACGAGTCGGGCGAGGTCGAGCTGCATGCGATCATCAAGGGGGACACGGTCAACGAGGTTCTTGACTACGTCCAGTTCAAGGGGCGGGACCTGATCGACCGGCTGCAGATGGCGGTTGAGCTGGCGGTTCGCGAGGGTCGGATCGATCACGTGCAGGCGGGGCGGTTCGTGAAGTTCTATGAGGACGGTCTCAACGGTTACACGTACCTGGAAGAGCCGGGCGAGTAG